In Lolium rigidum isolate FL_2022 chromosome 3, APGP_CSIRO_Lrig_0.1, whole genome shotgun sequence, the genomic window GTGTCTATATATGTCGAATTTCAAGTTTATTCGTAGAGAAATCACTAACTTGAGATTAATTCGCTTACCACGCTTGCAACTGAAACAGGGTTTGTGAATAAGAATCAATCAACATGCTTGACACTACATATTCACAGAATTTTCAGGCAAAAAGTTCCTAGGTCACCACTGAGGCTATTGGATGGGATTAACAAGAATTGATGCAAGGTTAAGTTTATCAAATGTACATATTGGAGAGGCAAATAATGCTTTTCAAAtttccaaaataaaaaaagaaTAGTGATTTTATTGACAATAAAAAATTATGAACTGTATGTTTCTTAAGTGTTATGAATTAACTGAACTGAAATAATTCAGTAACAAGGAGGCAACGCCATCATGCATTTCTTCTAAAATATATTAAAACGGAATTTTTGTCTGTTAAATTAAAGATGATAAATTTTTATACGAAATACTAGTCTCAAGTCAACTCCAACTATTAAAATTATGTACATTAAAGTGCCATATTCACACTAAGCAGTTGCTTTCGGAAATTTTGACAATGTGAACAATATAAATCAGTTGTAAAGGGATATTGCATGACCAATTTACAGGAGTAAAGACAATGCAAGTTGATGTTCCCCTTGAAAGTGCCATAAGAGGGGGCGTAATTCTCAGTTTTATGCTCTGAAGTTATATAGCAGAATAATCAGGATAATTACCATAACCGGTTCACTAGCCGCAAAGTCCCCATCATCACAACTACTACTCTGCTTGTCACTTCTTCTGGAAGGATTCTTATTATCAGGCTGTGATGGTTCCCCATCATCAGAATTCGCCCTCTGCTTATCACTTCTGGCACAAGATAGGCATGGTTAGAAAATCATGTCATTTTCAACAACAGCTTTAGTTGCTAAACAAACTTGATGGGAAGAAAATTAAATAATACCACTCACCTGAACATCTTGCGAATAAGAGAGATAGTATAGCTTGGATCAACTGTGGTTGTGTCATCAAGTAACTGCTCATAATTAGAACCAGAAGATTGAGGATTAATACAGCTCAATATTTCAATAATGCCGAGGGAGTATGTTAAGCAACTATTCATGCCTTTGTGACAAGGTAGCTAAATGGAACTCTTGATAGCAGGGTTACTAAACTCCAATATTTAAAACAATGTACATTCAAGTTCACATGCATAGTACGTAGTTGCTTAAGCCTTAAGTCAACTCCAAACATTAAAATTATGTACATTATAGTGCCATATTCACAGTAAGCAGTTGCTTTCGGTAAATTTGAGAATGTGAACAATAGAAATCAATTGTAAACGGAAATTGCATGACCAATTTGCAGGAGTGACAATGCAAGTTGATGTTCCCCAGAAATTCACGCTCCACCCCATAAATGGCAACAGAATTCAACATAAAATCCAGCATGGCCATCAAGCACAGCATATGCCAGTGTGGGCTATCTTCACTTCATCACCCTAAGGTACAGAACGCTTAATTTCTCCTAACAACACAGAGTGACTGTCATTCTCGAAGTGGGCACCAAGGAGACAGCAACACCATGCATTTCTTCCAAAATATTTCAGACCAGAACTTTTGGATGTTAAGAGATGGGCTGGTGATCAAATATGCTGGTAGCACAATACTCACCTCATGCTTATCAGGTGACTTGATCAAGCCAGATAGCACTTTCATCAGCTGGTCACTTGACGACATCACTTCCGAAACACTGTGTATGGCTGATAACTCTTCCATGAAGCGAAGGATCATATCAAGAGAACCAGGCCTGAAATGTGTTGAGAAAAAGGTTAAGTGATTGCATTCTTGTCCCAGATtgttaattcaaaattcaaaaactgAGAAGCATGAATATAAGAACTATAAAATGCCAGACCAAATTATTCGAAAACATCAAATGCCACATCTCAGAAGACTGTGAAGAACCTAAAATTTGCACTAGAAGACAGATAGTATAATAAATGTTATCTTTGACATAATGGAATTTAAAAGGAACTTTTGAGGATTCAAATACTTTAGGGTTGTTCGGACAAAGAGAATTTTTGGGGGGCATTTGGCTTTTGCCCATATTTGAACTGGATACCATAAACTTCCAGAAAAATGCCCCCTATCCAAACATGCCCTTACAAGAATTTCCTATGCAGTTATTTGCTACGCAGGATTTGTATATTTTTGAAGGATTTCTTTGCACTAGAGTTCATAGGAAAATTTCCATTGACTCCAACCCCTTGGAAAGGTCCTATGTTTTTCCAATGGTACAATCAAACAATCTTTGGTGCAAATTCATGAGGTATTCGATCCTATACGAATCAGGACGGTATGGTATTGCAATCCTACCTATTTCCTACTGCTGTAGTTCAGAATCCCGTGAAACAAGGGGGCCTAATTAGAAAGATTAAATGTGTAGAGGTTGATGAGCTTCATTAGATATGAAAGTTGGCCGTTCTTAATTCTTAAACTACAGAAAGTTTACCAAATAGATGGGGGAAGTTAAACAAAACCTTGAACTATAATATTTCATAATATGTAACATTTAACTTTTATGAAATGAAAATGTTGCAGAATTTCAAGTTAGTTCAATCCAAAAATACACCATACCTGTCTAGCTTCTCTTCCGGTGATTTTTCAATCTCAGTTGTTAGCAACCCAACAACATGGTCAACTAAACCCGCTTTAAGCAAGGGCTGGACAAGCGCATCTTGGACACTAATGACAGTTGATATGAAGTCAATGCTCTGCACCCAGTAATCCAAATATGAAACAATCAAACAATTGAACATATGCAAATACAAAGGGATGCAGCTGAACTATATTATAATAAGATGAACATCATTGTGATAGTTTGTCTGGGCTGATAATTGCAATCGAACCATGTTATAATAATAGGTAACAAAAACTTTACAGTAAGAGTATATGAAAATAAAAGCTTTCTCTATACTGTAAGATTTCTTCCAAATAAATAAGCAAATAGATGGTAGATAAAAGACCATGAGATCTCTGAAACTAAAATTAGGTAAAATTGCTAATTTGCAATGTGAAATCACATGTTTCTCAAGGCTCTCCAGTGTTACCAAAAGAATGTCCAAGAACTTCAGAGATTCCTAAGAGAAGAATTTTCACAAATGCGAACCAAGTTATTGGCAAACTCCATGGATGAAAAACAGGAACTCGATCTGAATCAAATGACAACTCTTAACATTATTTGGATAACTTGGATATATAGCAATGCATACTGGACCATTACAACTGACAAGTGTTAGGGGTGACGAAATAGTAATAGTAAGAATTCGATGACCAACTTCCTGGAACTACATCATTGTATGATGAACTGGTAAGAGAACTAAGCAGGAAAGACACATATACCAAACCATCATGTGTACCATCATTAAAACAATTTTTGCCACACGAAATCTTACAAAAGAAACATGTTGTGTCCACATGTAAAGTTCAAGTTAAAACAACAAACCAGCCACATTGTGTCTATATATGTCGAATTTCAAGTTTAAAATAGAATAGAAGTCGCTAAAATTCAAGTAGATCGCATATACGAATTCAGTAAAGTACCTTCTCAAGTAATGTCGAATTCATTGTATTGCCAATTATCCATAGCATACGTGAAAGAATCTCATCAGGTAAAAGAACTTCAGCCCAAGAAACAGAAGCACTGCTCCGAAGGATGGCAGCCAACAACCTATGTTAAGAAAAACGATATGAGGATACACAACTGACAATCTTTTGCAACAATACTCATTCCAACTATCTTTTCACTCCTAAGAACATTTTTACAATCACCAAGAGTCCAAGACAAGCTAAATTTAATCAAAAATAGCGCAGATGGATGACAAAAACAAATGAGGCACAAAACAACAAGCCAGATAAGCATAGACAGAACTTCTCAGCTCTAAGTTCTCATTCTCTGCAAGTCTGAACAATTAGAAAGCCGCTTCGCCAAGTTTTGACCGTCAACTATAGAAATTGAGTTCTCAATAAAAAATAATCCAAATTTACTTAGCTCATATCCCCGCATATTATTATTAAACCAACCTACTAAAACTGTTAACATGGTTATATTTGTGCAAAAACAGCTGTATGTTCAATAAACTTCATCTGCAGTTCAATGACTGGTGATCAGTTGCGAATGCGCAAATGTATGTATGCACGTACGTTGTAAGTATCCGTGATTTTGCATGTGGGAATTTGCATAGTTATGTGGTGAAACTGAATTCATAAGTTATCTGATCACTACAGCACTGCACAAATTCAAGAATAACATAAAATAATGTTATCAACATATTAATTATGCGTGTGCTGAGCTGAACTGTCAGATCTATTTCACATGATAAGAGTTAAATTTCATGAAACAAAATAGCTTGCAATTGTAGAATAATAAACAGCTTGCTGAAGAACTAATAAAGAAAACAGCGAAGAAATTAGTTCTAAAGATGTTCTGGTCCAGCAAATGAAATAGAAGACTTAATCTCAAACATATCCAACCTGAATGTTTCAGAAAGGCATTTGACATCATCTAGGAACAGTTGATTCACAACAGTTGTAATTAAACCCTTCTCCAAACAGATCGCGTCAACTAGAGATTCATGGCAAGCTAAGTTTCCCATGATTCCAAGACAAACTTCCTGCACAGACCAAAAATTCAAATAAACAAGATACTTAAGACATTCTTAGCAAAAAGAGTGGAGGTAGCAGCAGAGGAAAAATTCTATTTTACCTTCACCCGAGAAGAATCTGCCACTCGAAGGTTTTCCAGAAGCACTTCAAGTACAGCGTTATCGATCTGCACGAGTTAAAATATATGTGCATATTAGGCTGTTAGCAGCAAAGATGCACACTTACTAAGGTATAAAGAAATCTGCATGACTGTGATGATCTCGGCCTTCTTTTGCTTTTGTATGTTTGACTAGCTGTTAGATCAATTAGCAGAAGTACTTTTGACTTACTGCAACAGAGCCATTCTTTCATTCAAAATAGTTGCTGATATTAACATGTTATTATGGCATAAGATATGCATTACAACTTTACAAGTAGTTGTCACCAGCATTAATTTATATGGTTCCTAAGTTATACTGCAGAATTTTCTAGAACAAATTTTTAGAAAACTAAAATTCAGAGCCTGAGAGATAACATATGCCCCCTTTATCAATTTTCTTTCAGTGCAGTAAGGAAAAGGCACGAAGGAAGTACAAAAGAAAAGGAAGCCTGAGAAAATCAAAGTTAACAACTCCCTTTTCTGCTTATGTACTTCTCCTAATTGACATAACAATCCAACCACATCATATTAAAATACAGGCTTGTCTAAAGCCAGTACAGATAGAGATAAGACAATCAAAATCTCTCACGCATCATGCTTGCTACAAAGTAATCTGTCTTAGCAAAAATCTGAGCAGCAATAAAGGAGTTTCATACAGGCATATAGCAAAGCAACCCCCTTACATATGAAGAACATATTGAAGAAACACTCCTTATATAACAGAATGATCAGGATAATTACCATATGTTCTGCTTGAGGTTCACTAGCTGCAAGGTCCCACAGAATGCACCCACACTCTTCCCACTGATCCTCATACTCAGGTAGCGTTGACTCCCCATCATCAGAACTGGAACTCTTGTTACTTTTGGCACGAGGTAGGCATTGTTAGGAAAAGCAGGTGGAACTTAATGCGAAGTAAAACTGGAAGTAGCACTCACCTGAAGTCTTTCTCCAGATGGGATCCCTTTGGTATTAGCTTCCTTATAAGAGAGATGGTATAGCTTGGATCAACTGTGGTTGTGTCATCGAGATAGCATGAGATAATTCCAACCGGAAGATTGAACATGAAGACAGCTCAATATTACTATAATTGGCTAAATGGAAATCTTGATGGCAAGGTAACTAAACTCCGATTGGTTGCTTTTTTTGGCAGGGGAACAGCGCAAGTAGTTGCGTAAGGTAACTAAAACTCCAACTGCTAAAACTATGTACACATTGAAGTGACAGATTCATTGCGTGCGACAGATTTAAACAATAGCAGTCAAATTGCACGACCAATTTACAAAAGGGTAAACGCAAGTCCATGCTCCCCAGAAATTCACGCTGCACCCAATAAATGGCAAGAGAATACAACCTAACATCCAGCATGGCCATCGAGCACAGTATCCCAGTGTGGCCTATCCTCGCTTCGTCACCCAGGGGTACGGAACGCCTAGTTTCCCCTAACAGCACGGCATGGCCGCCATCCTCGAGGCGGGCGCCAACTGCTCGACGGAATGCTCGTGAGAGGCGGTGGGGAATGGGAACCACACAAGCAACCCAAAAACCCTCGTCGCGCTGCGGaccgagagggagagggagagggaggtggGAGGGAGGCGAAGCCATGTACCTCTTCACCCGTGGGCGCGAACGGGAGGTGCGTCGGggcatcctcgtcgtcctcctcctcctccccctccccatcCTCCTCCGTGGCGTCGCCATCTTCCTCCTGCGCTTCCTCTTCCACGTCCTGCTCGTCCTCCGCCTCGGGCGCGTCGTCCTGCTCCGCTTCAACCGCTCCGCGGGCGCCCTCTTCGTGTTCGGCAGCGGCGGGCGCCACCGGAGCGTGATCGGAGGCGGGTTGCTCtcccgccgcccccggtcctcgcgGAGAGTCGGGCGCGTCTTCCTGCCCCGCtccgccttcttcttcgtcgtcgttggAGGCGCCGGGCGCCGCTGGAGCGTCATCGGAGGCGGTTCGCTCGCCCGCCGCCACCAGCTCTGGCTGCGGCTCAGGCGCGTCGTCCTGCCCCGCTCCGCCCGCCGCTGGGGCGTCTCCCTCCTGGGTGTCGGAGGCCGCCATTGCAGCTTCTTCGGTGGTGGTCTGGTTGTGACTGGCGTGGAGAGCGAGGTGGCGAGGCCGTTCCAGACCAGAAGGCGGAAGGCAGGGGACCGACGCCGACCTAGCGACGGGGGTCCCGTCCCCAGTCCCCTAGTACAGTACTACTTTGTAAACCCCACCCACCCAGCCGCCGCAAAACATTTCGCTATCGCCTATCAGCATGGTTTGGGCTTTTTCAGCGGGCCGGGTCACGACCAGGCCTGGGATTTGGATCGTGAACGGGTTACTTTTTCTTCGTCTCCATGAAACGTGTAACGTCGGCCCAGAGCTGAAATTGGTGGCCCACCCTAATGGGATGTTGTGTCAGTCCCTCTCTCTTCTTTCACAATTTAAAATAAAACTTATGTAGATTTTGAACTAAAAGTCCGATTTGACAACCGTTTAAATATCTGAATTCCTAGTCAACAGAGCTTTAAAACAAGGGcaatattaaatatatttttaaacTATTTGAAAATTGACTTTTGAAAGCTAATGAAACATTTGAAAAAACTTGATAACATGGTGAAATACTATTTTGAAAGTGTTTGTTTCACGGTGTTTCGAACTTTGTGAATTTTGTGTTTGCGGTACATATCTATCAGTCTCATCTTATCACATGCGAAGTTACAGTCCTTTGTTCCTAATCCCTTTGTCAGACAATCTGCAATCTGATACCCAGAGCTAGCATGGGTAAGGATGATGATCACACCATCAAGTTTCTCCTTAATGATGAAGCGGTCAATTTCCACATGTTTTATCGTGTCCTGTTGTCATGGATTATTTGCACTGCTTATATCTAATTGATTGTCACACCACACTCTCAGGGGTCCCTCCCTTTGAAGTTTCAACTCTCTCAGAAGATATTTGACCCAGAGCATCTCACTAACCCCTTGGAATAAAGCTCTATATTCAGCTTCATTCTGATGTTGATCTAGACATAACTGTTTGTTTCTTGGTTCTCCATGACACCAAGTTTCCTCCCACAAACACACAATATCTCGAtgttgatcttctatcatcttgacaACCAACCCACAATCAGAATCAGTATATCCATCCACCTCAAGATGTCCACTCTTTGCGAACCACAACCCCTTTCCCGGCGTTCCCTTCAAGTATCTTAGGATTCTGTGATGCTATATCAAGATGCCCACTCCTTGTTTCATGCATGTATCTGCTCACTGATAATTGCAAGAATACAGATCAGATGCAGCTAGTTttaaaataagagtatcgaaccacgaggagctactagtagTGATCTTAATGCCCCTTGTTGTTATTTATCTAAAATCACTTAAAAGCTATCTTAAAATCCCAAGTGGGGTTTGGTTTTAAAAAAAGTTGTATTGTGGTTTGAGAAACAAAAGtaacaagaacaaaaaaaaatgtaACCGAGAGCAGTGAGtatggttgtgggaatgacaataTATGGCTAAGGTGTTCTCGGGGATTATTGGTTCCACCACTAGCATTTACTAATAACACAAACTAGATAATTCATATCTTGGCGCTCGTTGTATGTGGGAAAGGCTCGAAAGTTGGACTATGTATCTCATAACACATCCCTGAATAACCACCGCAATGACCTTCGGCAAGCCACTTATTGGTCCATCACAATTAAGGGATTACCCCGTTGTTATTTGTTGAGCGTTGTGAGTCCCTTCTTATCCCCTTCTTCCATACAATAGTGCACCGCACACGGGATGTCACTCCCCGCCGTATGCACTACCATACTTCCAAAGGTAGTTTCCTCTCATGGCCAAAGCAAATATTATATGGTCGACATCATATAATATCAGAAGAGAAAACTAACACATATACAAAGCCATATATCATCTTTATTCATATCATAATatagctagggtttctccatctctccCAAAAAACAAAGGAACTAGTCACACATGAAGGCAATCAACATGATCTCAAACATATGAATGGAGTATGATAGTACAAGATGAGAACCACACTAGGGACTAGATTACAACCAAGTAAACAAAGGGGattggtgatgatggtggtgatgatgatgatgatgatgatgatgatgatgatgatgatgatgatgatgatgatgatgatgatgatgatgatgatgatgatgatgatgatgatgatgatgatgatgatgatgatgatgatgatgatgatgatgatgatgatgatgatgatgatgatgatgatgatgatgatgatgatgatgatgatgatgatgatgatgatgatgatgatgatgatgatgatgatgatgatgatgatgatgatgatgatgatgatgatgatgatgatgatgatgatgatgatgatgatgatgatgatgatgatgatgatgatgatgatgatgatgatgatgatgatgatgatgatgatgatgatgatgatgatgatgatgatgatgatgatgatgatgatgatgatgatgatgatgatgatgatgatgatgatgatgatgatgatgatgatgatgatgatgatgatgatgatgatgatgatgatgatgatgatgatgatgatgatgatgatgatgatgatgatgatgatgatgatgatgatgatgatgatgatgatgatgatgatgatgatgatgatgatgatgatgatgatgatgatgatgatgatgatgatgatgatgatgatgatgatgatgatgatgatgatgatgatgatgatgatgatgatgatgatgatgatgatgatgatgatgatgatgatgatgatgatgatgatgatgatgatgatgatgatgatgatgatgatgatgatgatgatgatgatgatgatgatgatgatgatgatgatgatgatgatgatgatgatgatgatgatgatgatgatgatgatgatgatgatgatgatgatgatgatgatgatgatgatgatgatgat contains:
- the LOC124696835 gene encoding uncharacterized protein LOC124696835, coding for MFNLPVGIISCYLDDTTTVDPSYTISLIRKLIPKGSHLEKDFSNKSSSSDDGESTLPEYEDQWEECGCILWDLAASEPQAEHMIDNAVLEVLLENLRVADSSRVKEVCLGIMGNLACHESLVDAICLEKGLITTVVNQLFLDDVKCLSETFRLLAAILRSSASVSWAEVLLPDEILSRMLWIIGNTMNSTLLEKSIDFISTVISVQDALVQPLLKAGLVDHVVGLLTTEIEKSPEEKLDRPGSLDMILRFMEELSAIHSVSEVMSSSDQLMKVLSGLIKSPDKHELLDDTTTVDPSYTISLIRKMFRSDKQRANSDDGEPSQPDNKNPSRRSDKQSSSCDDGDFAASEPVMLQAKKHHSYVNCPRAPWSTVAITFMFFVVMGYNVLACGSARPTCEVTSLATNIQQFCAGNQPTSSCCESLRAAAMSQGKRGCLCIVGSSPDVITIGFTPDNLVMLYAQCTEHDDGFTCEETVTDKQDHGKHMRQHDFEDNGHARDEREQDGRDRGEPMPRQKRQHDDQYDGRGHRKDQDRKHEVQDELYRSKNNEPEDKEARHQRQQQGDNGSTPYGYEPKSHGGSTIAILSGFVVLALSLVGVALGLRYQHRHGRNLRESLHLAATAVLPVLAAQARLAAPVDLAPRQPTPATPALVNGIPLPHVQGPPLAFFPGPVEVVSLLAYIVLDKMRRSLMA